The following are encoded together in the Cicer arietinum cultivar CDC Frontier isolate Library 1 chromosome 2, Cicar.CDCFrontier_v2.0, whole genome shotgun sequence genome:
- the LOC101499677 gene encoding DNA polymerase lambda isoform X4 — protein sequence MKMAAKAKPTTKEQSHPEGMFEGMVVFFVPKGVQPRRLQIWKQRMVQMGAVIEERLSKRVTHVLAVDSHTVLQEFDTYRLSRFKGKVLLYQWLEDSLKSGEKLSENLYVLKLDPQDESINEPDKSLDPEPTDANVSSELQKLNNKKIKSSSDDTKIVNLETNENRRENAPLSSTSIASTDGEVENLNYADRRPQHRDAENEASTLPYCPPDLNKNITEIFKKLVNIYRALGDDRRSFSYYKAISVIEKLPFKVESADQIKNLPSIGKSMKDHVQTISLFGEVWGIGPATALKLYDKGHRTLDDLTNDDSLTNAQKLGLKYFDDIRQRIPRHEVQEMEHILQKVGEDVLPGVIIICGGSYRRGKATCGDIDIIITHPDGTSHKGFLPKYVKRLKDTNFLREDLIFSTHSEEGTDSGVDTYFGFCTYPGRELRHRIDLKVYPREIYAFGLVAWTGNDVLNRRLRLQAESKGFRLDDTGLFPATQGSGGKRGTKGNASLKLSTEKEVFDFLGFPWLEPHQRNL from the exons atgaAAATGGCGGCAAAGGCAAAACCTACAACGAAGGAACAATCTCATCCTGAAGGAATGTTTGAAGGAATGGTTGTCTTCTTTGTTCCTAAAGGAGTTCAACCTCGTCGATTACAG ATTTGGAAGCAAAGGATGGTTCAAATGGGGGCTGTGATAGAGGAGCGCCTTTCCAAACGTGTTACTCATGTTTTAGCTGTCGACTCACATACCGTTTTACAGGAATTCGATACATATCGTTTGTCACGTTTTAAAGGG AAAGTTCTCCTTTATCAGTGGCTGGAGGACAGTTTGAAATCAGGGGAGAAACTATCAGAGAATTTGTATGTACTGAAGTTGGATCCTCAAGATGAAAGTATCAACGAACCTGACAAGTCTTTGGATCCTGAGCCAACTGATGCGAACGTTTCTAGCGAACTTcagaaattaaataataaaaagataaaatcatCTTCCGACGATACGAAAATTGTTAACCTTGAAACTAATGAAAATAGAAGAGAAAATGCACCACTTTCATCAACAAGCATCGCAAGCACAGACGGTGAGGTCGAGAATTTAAATTATGCTGACAGAAGACCACAACACCGTGATGCTGAAAACGAGGCA TCAACCTTGCCGTACTGCCCGCCTGATCTAAACAAGAACATTACAGAGATATTCAAGAAACTTGTGAACATATATAGAG CATTGGGTGATGACCGGAGATCTTTTAGCTATTACAAGGCTATTTCAGTGATTGAGAAGTTGCCATTTAAAGTTGAAAGTGCAGACCAGATAAAAAACCTCCCGTCAATTGGAAAGTCAATGAAGGATcat GTGCAAACAATATCCTTATTTGGAGAAGTATGGGGTATAGGTCCAGCCACAGCACTGAAATTGTACGACAAAGGACATCGTACATTAGACGATCTTACGAATGATGATTCACTAACGAATGCGCAGAAGTTAGGGTTGAAATACTTTGATGATATCAGGCAACGGATTCCACGCCATGAG GTTCAAGAGATGGAACACATTTTGCAGAAAGTTGGGGAGGATGTTTTGCCTGGG GTTATTATTATTTGTGGAGGATCATATAGACGTGGGAAAGCTACCTGTGGGGACATTGATATCATTATAACACATCCTGATGGAACAAG CCACAAAGGATTTTTGCCCAAGTATGTAAAGCGTTTAAAGGATACGAATTTCCTGAGGGAGGATTTGATTTTTAGTACTCACAGTGAAGAG GGCACTGATTCTGGTGTTGACACATACTTCGGTTTTTGCACTTATCCTGGACGGGAGTTGCGACATCGTATTGATTTAAAG GTCTACCCACGAGAGATATATGCTTTCGGCCTTGTAGCTTGGACTGGAAATGATGTATTAAATAGGAG GTTGAGGCTACAAGCAGAATCTAAAGGATTTCGGCTTGATGATACAGGGTTGTTTCCAGCTACTCAGGGTTCTGGCGGCAAACGG GGCACAAAAGGTAATGCAAGTTTGAAATTGTCCACAGAAAAGGAAGTGTTTGATTTCCTGGGATTTCCTTGGCTTGAACCACATCAAAGAAATCTCTAA
- the LOC101499677 gene encoding DNA polymerase lambda isoform X1, translated as MKMAAKAKPTTKEQSHPEGMFEGMVVFFVPKGVQPRRLQIWKQRMVQMGAVIEERLSKRVTHVLAVDSHTVLQEFDTYRLSRFKGKVLLYQWLEDSLKSGEKLSENLYVLKLDPQDESINEPDKSLDPEPTDANVSSELQKLNNKKIKSSSDDTKIVNLETNENRRENAPLSSTSIASTDGEVENLNYADRRPQHRDAENEASTLPYCPPDLNKNITEIFKKLVNIYRALGDDRRSFSYYKAISVIEKLPFKVESADQIKNLPSIGKSMKDHIQEIITTGKLLKLEHFETDEKVQTISLFGEVWGIGPATALKLYDKGHRTLDDLTNDDSLTNAQKLGLKYFDDIRQRIPRHEVQEMEHILQKVGEDVLPGVIIICGGSYRRGKATCGDIDIIITHPDGTSHKGFLPKYVKRLKDTNFLREDLIFSTHSEEGTDSGVDTYFGFCTYPGRELRHRIDLKVYPREIYAFGLVAWTGNDVLNRRLRLQAESKGFRLDDTGLFPATQGSGGKRGTKGNASLKLSTEKEVFDFLGFPWLEPHQRNL; from the exons atgaAAATGGCGGCAAAGGCAAAACCTACAACGAAGGAACAATCTCATCCTGAAGGAATGTTTGAAGGAATGGTTGTCTTCTTTGTTCCTAAAGGAGTTCAACCTCGTCGATTACAG ATTTGGAAGCAAAGGATGGTTCAAATGGGGGCTGTGATAGAGGAGCGCCTTTCCAAACGTGTTACTCATGTTTTAGCTGTCGACTCACATACCGTTTTACAGGAATTCGATACATATCGTTTGTCACGTTTTAAAGGG AAAGTTCTCCTTTATCAGTGGCTGGAGGACAGTTTGAAATCAGGGGAGAAACTATCAGAGAATTTGTATGTACTGAAGTTGGATCCTCAAGATGAAAGTATCAACGAACCTGACAAGTCTTTGGATCCTGAGCCAACTGATGCGAACGTTTCTAGCGAACTTcagaaattaaataataaaaagataaaatcatCTTCCGACGATACGAAAATTGTTAACCTTGAAACTAATGAAAATAGAAGAGAAAATGCACCACTTTCATCAACAAGCATCGCAAGCACAGACGGTGAGGTCGAGAATTTAAATTATGCTGACAGAAGACCACAACACCGTGATGCTGAAAACGAGGCA TCAACCTTGCCGTACTGCCCGCCTGATCTAAACAAGAACATTACAGAGATATTCAAGAAACTTGTGAACATATATAGAG CATTGGGTGATGACCGGAGATCTTTTAGCTATTACAAGGCTATTTCAGTGATTGAGAAGTTGCCATTTAAAGTTGAAAGTGCAGACCAGATAAAAAACCTCCCGTCAATTGGAAAGTCAATGAAGGATcat ATTCAGGAGATAATCACTACTGGGAAGTTATTGAAATTGGAACACTTTGAAACTGATGAAAAG GTGCAAACAATATCCTTATTTGGAGAAGTATGGGGTATAGGTCCAGCCACAGCACTGAAATTGTACGACAAAGGACATCGTACATTAGACGATCTTACGAATGATGATTCACTAACGAATGCGCAGAAGTTAGGGTTGAAATACTTTGATGATATCAGGCAACGGATTCCACGCCATGAG GTTCAAGAGATGGAACACATTTTGCAGAAAGTTGGGGAGGATGTTTTGCCTGGG GTTATTATTATTTGTGGAGGATCATATAGACGTGGGAAAGCTACCTGTGGGGACATTGATATCATTATAACACATCCTGATGGAACAAG CCACAAAGGATTTTTGCCCAAGTATGTAAAGCGTTTAAAGGATACGAATTTCCTGAGGGAGGATTTGATTTTTAGTACTCACAGTGAAGAG GGCACTGATTCTGGTGTTGACACATACTTCGGTTTTTGCACTTATCCTGGACGGGAGTTGCGACATCGTATTGATTTAAAG GTCTACCCACGAGAGATATATGCTTTCGGCCTTGTAGCTTGGACTGGAAATGATGTATTAAATAGGAG GTTGAGGCTACAAGCAGAATCTAAAGGATTTCGGCTTGATGATACAGGGTTGTTTCCAGCTACTCAGGGTTCTGGCGGCAAACGG GGCACAAAAGGTAATGCAAGTTTGAAATTGTCCACAGAAAAGGAAGTGTTTGATTTCCTGGGATTTCCTTGGCTTGAACCACATCAAAGAAATCTCTAA
- the LOC101499677 gene encoding DNA polymerase lambda isoform X3, translating into MKMAAKAKPTTKEQSHPEGMFEGMVVFFVPKGVQPRRLQIWKQRMVQMGAVIEERLSKRVTHVLAVDSHTVLQEFDTYRLSRFKGKVLLYQWLEDSLKSGEKLSENLYVLKLDPQDESINEPDKSLDPEPTDANVSSELQKLNNKKIKSSSDDTKIVNLETNENRRENAPLSSTSIASTDGEVENLNYADRRPQHRDAENEASTLPYCPPDLNKNITEIFKKLVNIYRALGDDRRSFSYYKAISVIEKLPFKVESADQIKNLPSIGKSMKDHEIITTGKLLKLEHFETDEKVQTISLFGEVWGIGPATALKLYDKGHRTLDDLTNDDSLTNAQKLGLKYFDDIRQRIPRHEVQEMEHILQKVGEDVLPGVIIICGGSYRRGKATCGDIDIIITHPDGTSHKGFLPKYVKRLKDTNFLREDLIFSTHSEEGTDSGVDTYFGFCTYPGRELRHRIDLKVYPREIYAFGLVAWTGNDVLNRRLRLQAESKGFRLDDTGLFPATQGSGGKRGTKGNASLKLSTEKEVFDFLGFPWLEPHQRNL; encoded by the exons atgaAAATGGCGGCAAAGGCAAAACCTACAACGAAGGAACAATCTCATCCTGAAGGAATGTTTGAAGGAATGGTTGTCTTCTTTGTTCCTAAAGGAGTTCAACCTCGTCGATTACAG ATTTGGAAGCAAAGGATGGTTCAAATGGGGGCTGTGATAGAGGAGCGCCTTTCCAAACGTGTTACTCATGTTTTAGCTGTCGACTCACATACCGTTTTACAGGAATTCGATACATATCGTTTGTCACGTTTTAAAGGG AAAGTTCTCCTTTATCAGTGGCTGGAGGACAGTTTGAAATCAGGGGAGAAACTATCAGAGAATTTGTATGTACTGAAGTTGGATCCTCAAGATGAAAGTATCAACGAACCTGACAAGTCTTTGGATCCTGAGCCAACTGATGCGAACGTTTCTAGCGAACTTcagaaattaaataataaaaagataaaatcatCTTCCGACGATACGAAAATTGTTAACCTTGAAACTAATGAAAATAGAAGAGAAAATGCACCACTTTCATCAACAAGCATCGCAAGCACAGACGGTGAGGTCGAGAATTTAAATTATGCTGACAGAAGACCACAACACCGTGATGCTGAAAACGAGGCA TCAACCTTGCCGTACTGCCCGCCTGATCTAAACAAGAACATTACAGAGATATTCAAGAAACTTGTGAACATATATAGAG CATTGGGTGATGACCGGAGATCTTTTAGCTATTACAAGGCTATTTCAGTGATTGAGAAGTTGCCATTTAAAGTTGAAAGTGCAGACCAGATAAAAAACCTCCCGTCAATTGGAAAGTCAATGAAGGATcat GAGATAATCACTACTGGGAAGTTATTGAAATTGGAACACTTTGAAACTGATGAAAAG GTGCAAACAATATCCTTATTTGGAGAAGTATGGGGTATAGGTCCAGCCACAGCACTGAAATTGTACGACAAAGGACATCGTACATTAGACGATCTTACGAATGATGATTCACTAACGAATGCGCAGAAGTTAGGGTTGAAATACTTTGATGATATCAGGCAACGGATTCCACGCCATGAG GTTCAAGAGATGGAACACATTTTGCAGAAAGTTGGGGAGGATGTTTTGCCTGGG GTTATTATTATTTGTGGAGGATCATATAGACGTGGGAAAGCTACCTGTGGGGACATTGATATCATTATAACACATCCTGATGGAACAAG CCACAAAGGATTTTTGCCCAAGTATGTAAAGCGTTTAAAGGATACGAATTTCCTGAGGGAGGATTTGATTTTTAGTACTCACAGTGAAGAG GGCACTGATTCTGGTGTTGACACATACTTCGGTTTTTGCACTTATCCTGGACGGGAGTTGCGACATCGTATTGATTTAAAG GTCTACCCACGAGAGATATATGCTTTCGGCCTTGTAGCTTGGACTGGAAATGATGTATTAAATAGGAG GTTGAGGCTACAAGCAGAATCTAAAGGATTTCGGCTTGATGATACAGGGTTGTTTCCAGCTACTCAGGGTTCTGGCGGCAAACGG GGCACAAAAGGTAATGCAAGTTTGAAATTGTCCACAGAAAAGGAAGTGTTTGATTTCCTGGGATTTCCTTGGCTTGAACCACATCAAAGAAATCTCTAA
- the LOC101499677 gene encoding DNA polymerase lambda isoform X2: MKMAAKAKPTTKEQSHPEGMFEGMVVFFVPKGVQPRRLQIWKQRMVQMGAVIEERLSKRVTHVLAVDSHTVLQEFDTYRLSRFKGKVLLYQWLEDSLKSGEKLSENLYVLKLDPQDESINEPDKSLDPEPTDANVSSELQKLNNKKIKSSSDDTKIVNLETNENRRENAPLSSTSIASTDGEVENLNYADRRPQHRDAENESTLPYCPPDLNKNITEIFKKLVNIYRALGDDRRSFSYYKAISVIEKLPFKVESADQIKNLPSIGKSMKDHIQEIITTGKLLKLEHFETDEKVQTISLFGEVWGIGPATALKLYDKGHRTLDDLTNDDSLTNAQKLGLKYFDDIRQRIPRHEVQEMEHILQKVGEDVLPGVIIICGGSYRRGKATCGDIDIIITHPDGTSHKGFLPKYVKRLKDTNFLREDLIFSTHSEEGTDSGVDTYFGFCTYPGRELRHRIDLKVYPREIYAFGLVAWTGNDVLNRRLRLQAESKGFRLDDTGLFPATQGSGGKRGTKGNASLKLSTEKEVFDFLGFPWLEPHQRNL; encoded by the exons atgaAAATGGCGGCAAAGGCAAAACCTACAACGAAGGAACAATCTCATCCTGAAGGAATGTTTGAAGGAATGGTTGTCTTCTTTGTTCCTAAAGGAGTTCAACCTCGTCGATTACAG ATTTGGAAGCAAAGGATGGTTCAAATGGGGGCTGTGATAGAGGAGCGCCTTTCCAAACGTGTTACTCATGTTTTAGCTGTCGACTCACATACCGTTTTACAGGAATTCGATACATATCGTTTGTCACGTTTTAAAGGG AAAGTTCTCCTTTATCAGTGGCTGGAGGACAGTTTGAAATCAGGGGAGAAACTATCAGAGAATTTGTATGTACTGAAGTTGGATCCTCAAGATGAAAGTATCAACGAACCTGACAAGTCTTTGGATCCTGAGCCAACTGATGCGAACGTTTCTAGCGAACTTcagaaattaaataataaaaagataaaatcatCTTCCGACGATACGAAAATTGTTAACCTTGAAACTAATGAAAATAGAAGAGAAAATGCACCACTTTCATCAACAAGCATCGCAAGCACAGACGGTGAGGTCGAGAATTTAAATTATGCTGACAGAAGACCACAACACCGTGATGCTGAAAACGAG TCAACCTTGCCGTACTGCCCGCCTGATCTAAACAAGAACATTACAGAGATATTCAAGAAACTTGTGAACATATATAGAG CATTGGGTGATGACCGGAGATCTTTTAGCTATTACAAGGCTATTTCAGTGATTGAGAAGTTGCCATTTAAAGTTGAAAGTGCAGACCAGATAAAAAACCTCCCGTCAATTGGAAAGTCAATGAAGGATcat ATTCAGGAGATAATCACTACTGGGAAGTTATTGAAATTGGAACACTTTGAAACTGATGAAAAG GTGCAAACAATATCCTTATTTGGAGAAGTATGGGGTATAGGTCCAGCCACAGCACTGAAATTGTACGACAAAGGACATCGTACATTAGACGATCTTACGAATGATGATTCACTAACGAATGCGCAGAAGTTAGGGTTGAAATACTTTGATGATATCAGGCAACGGATTCCACGCCATGAG GTTCAAGAGATGGAACACATTTTGCAGAAAGTTGGGGAGGATGTTTTGCCTGGG GTTATTATTATTTGTGGAGGATCATATAGACGTGGGAAAGCTACCTGTGGGGACATTGATATCATTATAACACATCCTGATGGAACAAG CCACAAAGGATTTTTGCCCAAGTATGTAAAGCGTTTAAAGGATACGAATTTCCTGAGGGAGGATTTGATTTTTAGTACTCACAGTGAAGAG GGCACTGATTCTGGTGTTGACACATACTTCGGTTTTTGCACTTATCCTGGACGGGAGTTGCGACATCGTATTGATTTAAAG GTCTACCCACGAGAGATATATGCTTTCGGCCTTGTAGCTTGGACTGGAAATGATGTATTAAATAGGAG GTTGAGGCTACAAGCAGAATCTAAAGGATTTCGGCTTGATGATACAGGGTTGTTTCCAGCTACTCAGGGTTCTGGCGGCAAACGG GGCACAAAAGGTAATGCAAGTTTGAAATTGTCCACAGAAAAGGAAGTGTTTGATTTCCTGGGATTTCCTTGGCTTGAACCACATCAAAGAAATCTCTAA
- the LOC101499370 gene encoding LOW QUALITY PROTEIN: UDP-glycosyltransferase 74B1-like (The sequence of the model RefSeq protein was modified relative to this genomic sequence to represent the inferred CDS: inserted 2 bases in 1 codon), with translation MVHIFLVCQVVKGLIELFPAKLIGPMVPSAYLDGMIKGDKGYGASLWKPLSEDCINWLETKSSQLVVYTSFGSMVSLTSKQIEEVAYGLKESGVNFLWVLRESEQGKLPNGYKDSTKEKGLIVTWCNQLELLAHKAIGCFVTHCGWNSTLESLSLGVPVVCLPQWADQLPDAKFLDEIWEXVRPKEDDEGVVKREEFVKSLKVVMEGERSEVIRRNACKWKKLARDAVSERGSSDKNIDEFVDHLINNDKSGNLKRY, from the exons ATGGTTCATATTTTTCTTGTGTGTCAGGTGGTGAAGGGCCTAATTGAATTGTTTCCTGCTAAGTTAATTGGTCCAATGGTTCCTTCTGCTTACTTAGATGGAATGATTAAAGGAGACAAAGGTTATGGAGCAAGTTTATGGAAGCCTTTAAGTGAAGATTGCATCAATTGGTTAGAAACAAAATCATCTCAATTAGTTGTGTATACCTCCTTTGGAAGCATGGTTTCTTTGACATCAAAACAAATTGAAGAAGTAGCTTATGGATTAAAAGAGAGTGGTGTGAATTTCTTGTGGGTTTTAAGAGAATCTGAGCAAGGAAAATTACCAAATGGGTACAAAGATTCAACAAAAGAAAAGGGTTTAATTGTAACATGGTGTAACCAACTTGAATTATTGGCTCACAAAGCTATTGGTTGTTTTGTGACACATTGTGGTTGGAATTCAACACTTGAGAGTCTTAGTCTTGGTGTTCCTGTTGTGTGTTTGCCACAATGGGCTGATCAATTGCCTGATGCAAAGTTTTTGGATGAGATTTGGGA TGTGAGGCCAAAAGAGGATGATGAAGGTGTTGTGAAGAGAGAAGAGTTTGTTAAGAGTTTGAAGGTTGTAATGGAGGGTGAAAGAAGTGAAGTGATTAGAAGGAATGCTTGTAAATGGAAGAAGTTGGCTAGGGATGCTGTTAGTGAAAGAGGTAGTTCTGATAAGAACATTGATGAATTTGTGGATCATTTGATTAATAATGATAAGAGTGGAAATTTGAAGAGATACTAA